From one Lotus japonicus ecotype B-129 chromosome 3, LjGifu_v1.2 genomic stretch:
- the LOC130748179 gene encoding glucan endo-1,3-beta-glucosidase 14-like — protein MKSAMASCSFLFKLLLLILTVSDFCVLTQGHNFGINYGQIANNLPPPSRVAVLINSLNVSRIKLYDADPNVLSAFANSNVEFIIGLGNQDLQSMRDPSKAQSWVQQNVQPYISQTKITCITVGNEVYNSNDTNLMINLLPAMKSVYNALVNLGLAQQVTVTTAHSFNILSNSFPPSSGTFSQGLIQYIQPLLDFHAQIKSPFLINAYPFFAYKADPKNIPLSYVLFQPNSGSVDPMTNLHYDNMLYAQIDAVHFAIKALGHTDVEVRISETGWPSKGDPDEVGATPENAGIYNSNLLKRIQMKQGTPANPSVPIDIFVFALFNEDMKPGPISERNYGLYYPDGTPVYNLGISSSQSPGYLPQMVIESKSNVLSINFLIYILTCLMFAWGLSRP, from the exons ATGAAATCAGCAATGGCAAGTTGCTCCTTCCTCTTCAAACTGCTATTGCTGATTCTCACAGTTTCAG ATTTTTGTGTGCTAACTCAAGGTCACAATTTTGGAATCAACTATGGACAAATAGCTAACAATCTTCCTCCACCTTCTCGGGTGGCTGTTCTTATAAACTCTTTGAATGTCAGCAGAATCAAACTCTATGATGCTGATCCTAATGTTCTCTCAGCATTCGCCAATTCAAATGTTGAATTCATCATAGGACTTGGGAATCAGGATCTTCAGAGCATGAGAGACCCTTCTAAGGCACAAAGCTGGGTTCAACAGAATGTTCAACCTTATATTTCACAGACCAAAATCACTTGCATCACAGTGGGGAATGAAGTCTACAATAGCAATGATACTAATCTCATGATCAACCTTCTCCCAGCAATGAAAAGTGTTTACAATGCACTTGTGAATCTTGGATTAGCACAGCAAGTTACTGTTACAACTGCACATTCTTTCaacattttatcaaattcatTCCCTCCTTCATCTGGGACCTTTAGTCAAGGCTTGATTCAATATATTCAACCCCTTCTTGATTTCCATGCTCAGATCAAATCACCTTTCCTCATTAATGCTTATCCTTTCTTTGCATACAAGGCAGACCCAAAAAATATCCCTTTAAGCTATGTGTTGTTTCAGCCAAATTCCGGTTCTGTTGATCCAATGACCAATTTGCATTATGATAACATGTTGTATGCTCAGATTGATGCTGTTCACTTTGCCATCAAAGCTCTGGGGCATACAGATGTTGAAGTCAGGATTTCAGAAACTGGTTGGCCTTCTAAGGGGGACCCTGATGAGGTTGGAGCCACACCAGAGAATGCAGGAATTTATAATAGTAATTTGTTGAAGAGGATTCAGATGAAGCAAGGAACTCCTGCAAATCCTTCTGTTCCAATTGATATTTTTGTGTTTGCTCTTTTCAATGAAGATATGAAGCCAGGTCCTATTTCAGAGAGAAACTATGGTCTTTATTATCCTGATGGCACCCCAGTTTACAACCTTGGAATTTCATCATCACAGTCACCAGGTTATCTCCCACAGATGGTTatagaatcaaaatcaaat GTTTTGTCCATTAATTTTCTCATCTACATACTCACATGCTTGATGTTTGCTTGGGGGCTTTCAAGACCATAA